A stretch of Candidatus Acidulodesulfobacterium acidiphilum DNA encodes these proteins:
- a CDS encoding peptidoglycan-associated lipoprotein yields MNKKTKVGLSILGLVFGVSAVLSGCAPKVTKTSSSALPPAKKPAVAAVKPQVQQVPSYLKKYPWLANYNIQSNSNNIHFAFNKSILTPLDKMILKKDAIYLKYNPNVAIQIQGNCDRRGSEAYNLALGWRRANAAKAYLEDLGVSADRLKTISYGKEKPLCRAHTRVCYAINRRDHFAVAR; encoded by the coding sequence ATGAACAAAAAAACAAAGGTAGGTCTTTCTATTCTTGGTTTGGTTTTCGGCGTCTCGGCTGTCCTTTCCGGATGCGCGCCAAAAGTAACGAAAACGTCTTCCAGTGCATTACCGCCCGCAAAAAAACCGGCGGTAGCAGCGGTTAAACCGCAAGTCCAGCAGGTTCCTTCTTACTTGAAAAAGTATCCGTGGCTTGCAAATTACAACATTCAATCTAATTCCAACAACATCCATTTTGCTTTCAACAAGTCGATACTTACTCCTCTCGACAAAATGATACTTAAAAAGGATGCGATTTATCTTAAGTATAATCCAAATGTTGCTATCCAGATTCAGGGAAATTGTGACAGAAGAGGTTCGGAAGCTTACAACCTTGCGCTTGGCTGGAGAAGGGCTAATGCCGCAAAAGCTTATCTTGAAGATCTTGGAGTATCTGCAGACAGATTAAAAACAATCAGCTACGGCAAAGAAAAACCTTTATGCAGAGCACATACCAGAGTATGTTATGCAATAAACAGAAGAGATCATTTTGCAGTTGCAAGATAA